A portion of the Pseudoxanthomonas sp. JBR18 genome contains these proteins:
- a CDS encoding SIMPL domain-containing protein, with amino-acid sequence MKRLLIMMSLFLPVVATAQVNSLPSQPHLLVKGEAHREVKPDRFGVLVTLQRVDVSPELARSQVQADAKIVLAAFHRHHVLPDSIDAATLTIQPKIEYVDGRQVFKGSEVTRRLGATFKTLADTRAFLAELKTSESLQLSGITPSYSDEVGLRRTLKGEAARQSRETAEGLADAYGVKLAGLYTISDVAPAFSYGIQAGTWPQARTAVPPAPSAVPPPPPQFVEVADGEALEAGSLTLSENVYAIFLIAP; translated from the coding sequence ATGAAGCGTTTGCTGATCATGATGTCGCTGTTCCTTCCCGTCGTCGCCACGGCGCAGGTCAACAGCCTGCCCTCGCAGCCGCACCTGCTGGTCAAGGGCGAGGCGCACCGCGAGGTGAAGCCGGATCGTTTCGGTGTGCTGGTGACGCTGCAGCGCGTCGATGTTTCACCCGAGCTTGCACGCTCGCAGGTACAGGCCGATGCGAAGATCGTGTTGGCCGCTTTCCACAGGCATCACGTGCTGCCCGACTCGATCGATGCGGCGACGCTGACGATCCAGCCAAAAATCGAATACGTCGACGGGCGCCAAGTGTTCAAGGGCAGCGAGGTGACACGCCGTTTGGGGGCGACCTTCAAGACGCTGGCCGACACGCGTGCGTTTCTGGCAGAGCTCAAGACAAGCGAGTCACTGCAACTGTCCGGCATTACGCCGAGCTACAGCGACGAAGTTGGCCTTCGCAGGACGCTGAAAGGCGAGGCCGCCAGGCAGTCGCGCGAAACAGCCGAAGGCCTGGCCGACGCCTACGGCGTCAAGCTGGCCGGGCTTTACACCATCTCCGATGTCGCGCCGGCTTTCAGCTACGGCATCCAGGCCGGGACCTGGCCGCAGGCCAGGACCGCCGTACCGCCTGCGCCCTCCGCTGTGCCTCCGCCGCCGCCCCAGTTTGTTGAGGTGGCCGATGGCGAGGCTTTGGAAGCCGGCAGCCTCACCCTCTCCGAAAACGTCTATGCGATCTTCCTGATCGCACCATGA
- a CDS encoding aminodeoxychorismate/anthranilate synthase component II yields the protein MLLMIDNYDSFTYNLVQYLQALGAEVEVVRNDALSVEEIAKLAPQRIVISPGPCTPNEAGVSLKVIEQLGPTTPILGVCLGHQSIGQAYGGEVIRAGRIMHGKVSPIRHEGRGVFAGLPDHYEATRYHSLVVDKARLPEALEVTAWTENDDGSVEEIMGLRHRAFPVEGVQFHPESILTQHGHALLKNFLER from the coding sequence ATGCTGCTGATGATCGACAACTACGACAGCTTCACCTACAACCTTGTGCAGTACCTGCAGGCGCTGGGTGCCGAGGTCGAGGTGGTGCGCAATGACGCGCTCAGCGTGGAGGAGATCGCCAAGCTCGCACCGCAGCGCATCGTGATTTCGCCCGGTCCATGCACGCCGAACGAGGCCGGCGTATCGCTCAAGGTGATCGAGCAGCTGGGACCGACCACGCCCATCCTCGGTGTCTGCCTGGGTCATCAGAGCATCGGCCAGGCCTATGGCGGCGAGGTGATTCGTGCCGGTCGCATCATGCACGGCAAGGTCTCGCCGATCCGCCACGAAGGCCGGGGTGTCTTTGCCGGTTTGCCGGATCATTACGAGGCCACGCGCTACCACTCCCTGGTGGTGGACAAGGCGCGGCTGCCCGAGGCCCTGGAAGTCACCGCCTGGACCGAGAATGACGATGGTTCGGTCGAAGAGATCATGGGCCTGCGCCATCGCGCGTTTCCAGTGGAGGGCGTGCAGTTCCATCCGGAGTCCATCCTCACCCAGCATGGCCATGCGCTGCTGAAGAACTTCCTGGAGCGCTGA
- the trpE gene encoding anthranilate synthase component I produces the protein MITAEQFQQHAAEGHTRVPVVREVLSDLDTPLSVYLKLADGPYTYLFESVEGGERFGRYSIIGLPARRVYAVRGHTLETRDYGEVVESRQVADPLAEVEALRAAHSVPRLEGLPGFTGGLVGWFGFECIGYIEPRLAVDKPDELNTPEILLMLSEELAVFDNLKGRLYLIVHADPTQPQAWAKANRRLDELAHRLRQAGAGYPQAQLSDAIDEGDFRSSFTREEYHAVVRTAQEYVRAGDIFQVVPSQRLRVPFRARPVDVYRALRALNPSPYMYFIDVGGTQVVGSSPEILARLQGDTVTVRPIAGTRRRGHTPEEDAAMEAELLADPKERAEHVMLIDLGRNDVGRVAEPGTVEVGEQFVIERYSHVMHIVSEVTGKLKQGLSYADVLRATFPAGTVSGAPKIRALEVIAELEPVKRNVYSGAVGYIGWHGDADTAIAIRTAVIQDGHLYVQAGGGVVYDSDPDLEWKETMNKGRALFRAVAQAAKGL, from the coding sequence TTGATCACCGCAGAGCAGTTCCAACAGCACGCTGCTGAAGGCCATACCCGCGTCCCCGTTGTCCGTGAAGTGCTGTCCGACCTGGACACGCCGCTTTCGGTCTACCTGAAGCTCGCCGACGGCCCCTATACCTACCTGTTCGAATCGGTCGAAGGCGGCGAGCGCTTCGGCCGCTATTCCATCATCGGCCTGCCGGCGCGGCGCGTGTACGCGGTGCGCGGCCACACGCTGGAGACGCGCGACTACGGCGAGGTGGTCGAATCGCGGCAGGTCGCCGATCCGCTGGCCGAGGTCGAAGCGCTGCGCGCCGCCCACTCGGTGCCCAGACTCGAAGGCCTGCCGGGCTTCACCGGCGGGCTGGTGGGCTGGTTCGGCTTCGAATGCATCGGCTACATCGAGCCGCGCCTGGCGGTGGACAAGCCGGACGAGCTGAACACCCCCGAGATCCTGCTGATGCTCTCCGAAGAGCTGGCGGTGTTCGACAATCTCAAGGGCCGGCTGTACCTGATCGTGCACGCCGATCCGACCCAGCCACAGGCCTGGGCAAAGGCCAACCGCCGCCTGGACGAACTGGCCCATCGCCTGCGTCAGGCCGGCGCAGGCTATCCGCAGGCGCAGCTTTCCGACGCGATCGACGAGGGCGATTTCCGCTCCTCCTTCACCCGTGAGGAGTACCACGCCGTGGTGCGCACCGCGCAGGAATATGTGCGCGCCGGCGACATCTTCCAGGTCGTGCCCAGCCAGCGCCTGCGCGTGCCGTTCCGCGCGCGCCCGGTCGACGTGTACCGCGCGCTGCGCGCGCTCAACCCGTCGCCGTACATGTACTTCATCGATGTCGGCGGCACCCAGGTGGTCGGCTCCTCGCCGGAAATCCTGGCCCGCCTGCAGGGCGACACCGTCACCGTGCGGCCGATCGCCGGCACGCGTCGGCGCGGCCACACGCCCGAAGAAGACGCGGCCATGGAAGCCGAGCTGCTGGCCGATCCGAAGGAGCGCGCCGAGCACGTCATGCTGATCGACCTGGGCCGCAACGATGTCGGCCGCGTGGCCGAGCCCGGCACGGTGGAAGTGGGCGAGCAGTTCGTGATCGAGCGCTACAGTCACGTCATGCACATCGTCAGCGAGGTCACCGGCAAGCTGAAGCAAGGCCTGAGCTACGCCGATGTGCTGCGCGCGACCTTCCCGGCCGGCACCGTCAGTGGCGCGCCGAAGATCCGCGCGTTGGAAGTCATCGCCGAACTCGAACCGGTCAAGCGCAACGTGTATTCCGGCGCGGTCGGCTACATCGGTTGGCATGGCGATGCCGACACCGCCATCGCCATCCGCACCGCCGTCATCCAGGACGGCCACTTGTACGTGCAGGCCGGCGGCGGGGTGGTCTACGACTCCGATCCGGACCTGGAGTGGAAGGAGACCATGAACAAGGGCCGCGCCCTGTTCCGCGCCGTCGCCCAGGCGGCCAAGGGGCTGTGA
- the trpC gene encoding indole-3-glycerol phosphate synthase TrpC, whose product MSDILDTILARKREEIAARSAAVPLAELIARAAEASPVRGFADALRRSIAAGDAAVIAEVKKASPSKGVIRPDFHPAEIAVSYEFGGASCLSVLTDVDFFQGADAYLQQAREACTLPVLRKDFTIDPYQVYEARALGADCILLIVAALDDVQLVGLADLAMQLGMDVLVEVHDIDELERALQVPAPLLGINNRNLRTFQTSLQTTLEMKDAVPRDRVLVTESGIATPADVALMRGQGVHGFLVGETFMRAPEPGEALRELFFA is encoded by the coding sequence ATGAGCGACATCCTCGACACCATCCTGGCTCGCAAGCGCGAGGAAATCGCCGCGCGCAGTGCGGCGGTTCCGCTGGCCGAGCTGATCGCCCGCGCGGCCGAAGCCTCGCCCGTGCGCGGCTTCGCCGATGCGCTGCGCCGGAGCATCGCCGCCGGCGATGCCGCCGTGATCGCCGAAGTGAAGAAGGCCAGCCCGTCCAAGGGCGTCATACGCCCGGACTTCCACCCGGCCGAGATCGCGGTGAGCTACGAGTTTGGCGGCGCGTCGTGTTTGTCGGTGCTCACCGACGTGGACTTCTTCCAAGGCGCAGACGCCTATCTGCAACAGGCGCGCGAGGCCTGCACGCTGCCGGTGCTGCGCAAGGACTTCACCATCGACCCCTACCAGGTCTATGAGGCACGCGCCCTGGGCGCCGACTGCATCCTGCTCATCGTGGCGGCGCTGGACGATGTGCAACTGGTCGGCCTGGCCGATCTGGCCATGCAGCTGGGCATGGACGTACTGGTCGAAGTGCATGACATCGACGAACTTGAGCGCGCGCTGCAGGTGCCGGCGCCGCTGCTGGGCATCAACAACCGCAACCTGCGCACCTTCCAGACCTCGCTGCAGACCACGCTGGAGATGAAGGACGCGGTGCCGCGCGACCGCGTGCTGGTGACCGAGAGCGGCATCGCGACCCCGGCGGACGTGGCCTTGATGCGCGGTCAAGGCGTGCACGGCTTCCTGGTCGGTGAGACCTTCATGCGCGCGCCCGAGCCTGGCGAGGCCCTGCGGGAGCTGTTCTTCGCATGA
- a CDS encoding antibiotic biosynthesis monooxygenase: MNDGAFAALPPPPYWAVMFSSRRSDGDAAGYGEAAEHMVALARQQVGFLGVESARDADGFGITVSYWDSEAAIAAWRAHAEHAAVRATGRRDWYTHFQVRVARVERAYGGDAG; the protein is encoded by the coding sequence GTGAATGATGGCGCGTTCGCCGCCTTGCCGCCTCCGCCGTACTGGGCGGTGATGTTCTCCTCGCGCCGCAGCGACGGCGATGCGGCGGGCTACGGCGAGGCGGCCGAGCACATGGTCGCGCTCGCCCGCCAGCAGGTGGGGTTCCTTGGGGTCGAATCCGCCCGCGACGCAGATGGCTTCGGGATCACAGTTTCCTATTGGGACAGTGAGGCCGCCATCGCCGCGTGGCGCGCGCATGCCGAACACGCCGCGGTGCGCGCGACCGGTCGGCGCGATTGGTACACCCATTTCCAGGTGCGGGTGGCGCGCGTCGAGCGCGCCTACGGCGGCGATGCCGGCTAG
- a CDS encoding lactonase family protein, producing MSPLFKLAALAMAVAPLAAQAASVDLLVGSYTRGDAPGLYAYKFDTASGRLSATPWQALRLDNPSWVVVAPDQSHVYVVDENGPGAHDPIGRATALTLDGTHRLQVVNQVSTLGDHPTHATLTPDGRYLLVANYSVGADPGGTLAVLPVDASGKLLPVTQLSSYQASKVDTDRQLSSHIHSVNFAPDGKTAYVVDLGGDRLYAYRYAPQASAERPLQAAKVPFLALPPGSGPRHLVFDASGRHAYLTLEMAGQVAVLDVHADGALTLHTTLDLFPAGFQGDNGAGAIHLSADGKFLYVVNRGTDNHIAVFAVGADGGLSLVQRRATEGRQPREFSIDPSGRYLLVAAQGDDRIVVIARDAATGRLGKMLQTVDVVAPSDLKFLRP from the coding sequence ATGTCCCCGTTGTTCAAACTGGCCGCGCTGGCCATGGCCGTCGCACCACTGGCCGCCCAAGCTGCTTCGGTCGACCTGCTGGTCGGCTCCTACACCCGGGGCGATGCGCCCGGCCTGTATGCCTACAAGTTCGACACGGCCAGCGGCAGGCTGTCGGCCACGCCCTGGCAGGCGCTGCGCCTGGACAACCCGTCCTGGGTGGTGGTCGCCCCGGACCAGTCCCATGTCTACGTGGTGGATGAAAACGGCCCGGGCGCGCACGACCCGATCGGCCGCGCGACCGCGCTCACCCTGGATGGCACGCATCGCCTGCAGGTCGTCAATCAGGTCTCGACGCTGGGTGACCACCCCACCCACGCCACGCTCACCCCCGACGGGCGCTATCTGCTGGTGGCCAACTATTCAGTCGGCGCCGATCCCGGCGGCACCCTGGCGGTGCTGCCGGTCGATGCCAGCGGCAAGCTGCTGCCGGTGACCCAGCTGTCCAGCTACCAGGCCAGCAAGGTCGACACCGACCGCCAGCTGTCGTCGCATATTCATTCGGTGAACTTCGCCCCCGATGGCAAGACCGCCTACGTCGTCGACCTGGGGGGCGACCGTCTCTACGCCTACCGTTACGCACCGCAGGCCAGCGCCGAGCGTCCGCTGCAGGCGGCCAAGGTGCCGTTCCTGGCGTTGCCGCCGGGCAGCGGGCCACGCCACCTGGTGTTCGACGCCAGCGGCCGCCATGCCTACCTCACCCTGGAGATGGCCGGGCAGGTGGCGGTGCTGGACGTGCACGCCGACGGGGCGCTGACCCTGCACACGACGCTGGACCTGTTTCCCGCAGGCTTCCAGGGCGACAACGGCGCCGGCGCGATCCACCTGTCGGCCGATGGGAAGTTCCTGTACGTGGTCAATCGCGGAACCGACAACCACATCGCCGTGTTCGCGGTGGGGGCGGATGGTGGCCTGTCGCTGGTCCAGCGTCGCGCCACCGAGGGTCGCCAGCCTCGCGAATTTTCCATCGATCCCAGTGGCCGTTACCTGCTGGTCGCCGCGCAGGGCGACGACCGCATCGTGGTGATCGCGCGCGACGCGGCGACCGGCCGGCTCGGCAAGATGCTCCAGACCGTCGATGTGGTCGCACCCTCGGACCTGAAGTTCCTGCGACCCTGA
- the trpD gene encoding anthranilate phosphoribosyltransferase, whose product MTITAQEALQRTIEHREIFHDEMVDLMRQVMRGEISPMMTAAILTGLRVKKETIGEIAGAATVMREFSRTVEVADHTHMVDIVGTGGDGSHTFNISTCSMFVAAAAGAKVAKHGNRSVSSKSGSADALEALGAKIELQPAQVSAAIEATGIGFMFAPIHHPAMKVVAPVRREMGVRTIFNILGPLTNPAGSPNILMGVFHPDLVGIQARVLQELGAERALVVWGRDGMDELSLGAGTLVGELRDGQVREYELHPEDFGIAMSASRNLKVDGPEQSIAILHAVLAGEPGPALDIVAYNAGAALYVAGVSDSIAAGIDAARAAIADGCAAAKLRQYVDFTRALP is encoded by the coding sequence ATGACCATCACTGCGCAGGAAGCCCTGCAGCGCACCATCGAGCATCGTGAGATCTTCCACGACGAGATGGTCGACCTGATGCGCCAGGTCATGCGCGGCGAGATCTCGCCGATGATGACCGCGGCCATCCTCACCGGCCTGCGCGTCAAGAAGGAGACCATCGGCGAGATCGCCGGTGCGGCCACGGTGATGCGCGAGTTCTCGCGCACGGTGGAGGTGGCCGATCACACCCACATGGTCGACATCGTCGGCACCGGCGGCGATGGTTCTCACACCTTCAACATCTCGACCTGTTCGATGTTCGTGGCAGCCGCGGCGGGCGCGAAGGTGGCCAAGCACGGTAATCGCAGTGTGTCCTCCAAGTCCGGCAGCGCCGATGCGCTCGAGGCGCTGGGCGCGAAGATCGAATTGCAGCCAGCGCAGGTTTCCGCCGCCATCGAGGCGACGGGTATCGGCTTCATGTTCGCGCCCATCCATCATCCTGCGATGAAGGTCGTGGCGCCCGTGCGGCGGGAGATGGGCGTGCGCACCATCTTCAACATCCTCGGGCCGCTGACCAATCCGGCCGGTTCGCCGAACATCCTGATGGGCGTGTTCCATCCGGACCTGGTCGGCATCCAGGCGCGTGTGCTGCAGGAACTGGGTGCCGAGCGCGCGTTGGTGGTCTGGGGGCGCGACGGTATGGATGAACTTTCGCTGGGCGCCGGCACGCTGGTCGGCGAGCTGCGCGATGGCCAGGTACGCGAGTACGAGCTGCATCCGGAGGATTTCGGCATCGCCATGTCGGCCAGTCGCAACCTCAAGGTCGACGGCCCGGAGCAGTCCATCGCCATCCTGCACGCCGTGCTGGCCGGTGAGCCAGGCCCTGCATTGGACATCGTGGCCTACAACGCCGGCGCGGCCCTTTACGTGGCGGGCGTGAGCGACTCGATCGCCGCCGGGATCGACGCGGCGCGCGCGGCCATCGCCGACGGGTGCGCGGCGGCCAAGCTGCGCCAGTACGTCGATTTCACCCGCGCGTTGCCGTGA
- a CDS encoding aminotransferase class I/II-fold pyridoxal phosphate-dependent enzyme codes for MDGNGMAQLASFRNDYSEGAHPRLLEALAQASGEQNIGYGLDRHSLHAAELIVARCGQPQAQVHFLAGGTQTNLLAISAFLRPHEAVIAVDTGHVATHETGAIEATGHKVLVAPHVDGKLTPDGVRALLRENTSEHMVKPRLVYVSNTTELGTLYTRAELQALRALCDAHGLLFFLDGARLGSALAAAGDDLSLVDIAALTHAFYIGGTKNGALLGEALVVVEPALQTDLRYLIKQRGAMLAKGMVVGCQFEALFEGGLFVELGAHANATAQRLQSGLKAAGVPMLIDSPSNQIFPVFAHAHIEALARMTSFEHWAPYSDSQAVIRFVTSWATRPESVDALIHAVAGLVR; via the coding sequence ATGGACGGCAACGGCATGGCCCAGCTGGCTTCGTTCCGCAACGACTACAGCGAGGGCGCGCATCCGCGCCTGCTGGAGGCGCTCGCGCAGGCCAGTGGCGAGCAGAACATCGGCTATGGCCTGGATCGCCACAGTCTGCACGCGGCCGAGTTGATCGTCGCGCGTTGTGGCCAGCCGCAGGCGCAGGTGCACTTCCTCGCAGGCGGCACACAGACCAACCTGCTGGCGATCTCCGCGTTCCTGCGCCCGCACGAGGCGGTGATCGCGGTGGACACCGGCCACGTGGCCACGCACGAGACCGGTGCGATCGAAGCGACCGGCCACAAGGTGCTGGTCGCCCCGCACGTGGACGGCAAGCTCACGCCCGATGGCGTGCGTGCGTTGCTGCGCGAGAACACCAGCGAGCACATGGTCAAGCCACGCCTGGTGTACGTGTCCAACACCACCGAGCTGGGTACGCTGTACACCAGGGCCGAATTGCAGGCGCTGCGCGCGCTGTGCGATGCGCACGGTCTGCTGTTCTTCCTCGACGGCGCGCGATTGGGCAGCGCGCTGGCCGCGGCGGGCGATGACCTCAGTCTGGTCGACATCGCCGCGCTCACCCACGCCTTCTACATCGGCGGCACCAAAAACGGTGCGCTGCTGGGCGAGGCGCTGGTGGTGGTCGAGCCCGCGCTGCAGACCGACCTGCGCTACCTGATCAAGCAGCGCGGCGCGATGCTGGCCAAGGGCATGGTCGTGGGCTGTCAGTTCGAGGCCCTGTTCGAGGGCGGGCTATTCGTCGAACTCGGCGCGCACGCCAATGCGACGGCGCAACGTTTGCAGTCCGGGCTCAAGGCCGCCGGCGTGCCGATGCTGATCGATTCGCCCAGCAACCAGATCTTCCCGGTGTTTGCGCACGCGCACATCGAAGCGCTGGCCCGCATGACCTCCTTCGAACACTGGGCGCCCTACAGCGACAGCCAAGCCGTGATCCGCTTCGTCACCTCCTGGGCGACACGCCCTGAATCGGTGGACGCACTGATCCACGCGGTTGCCGGTCTGGTGCGATAG
- the yegS gene encoding lipid kinase YegS, with the protein MSQTRWCLILNGKSAGNDEVRSAVAALRARGVRLDVRVTWESGDAERYVAEALADGVDTVIAGGGDGTLSEVAATLAHHAKAADALPSLALLPLGTANDFATAAELPLEPMAALALVQSSRARAIDLLRVTADGDPHWCANVATGGFGTQVTVETDEAMKRVLGGLAYVVTGLARLGRIEPLHARFSGPDFAWEGDFIALGLGNGRQAGGGQDLCPDALIDDGLLDLTLIPELSGTFAATLGTLITGGKRAALEQVAVRRRLAWVEIDAERPITLNLDGEPETSRHFRIDCVPGRLRLHLPDSCPLLG; encoded by the coding sequence ATGTCGCAAACCCGCTGGTGTCTGATCCTCAACGGCAAGTCCGCGGGGAACGACGAGGTGCGCAGCGCGGTCGCCGCCCTGCGGGCGCGTGGCGTGCGGCTCGATGTGCGGGTCACCTGGGAGTCCGGCGACGCCGAGCGCTATGTCGCCGAAGCCCTCGCAGATGGCGTGGACACGGTGATCGCCGGCGGCGGCGACGGCACGCTCAGCGAGGTGGCCGCCACCCTGGCCCATCACGCCAAGGCTGCCGATGCGCTGCCCAGCCTGGCCCTGTTGCCCTTGGGCACGGCCAATGATTTCGCCACCGCTGCCGAGCTGCCGCTTGAACCGATGGCCGCCCTGGCGCTGGTCCAGTCCAGCCGGGCGCGGGCCATCGACCTGCTTCGGGTCACCGCCGACGGCGATCCGCACTGGTGTGCCAACGTGGCCACCGGCGGCTTTGGGACCCAGGTGACGGTGGAAACCGACGAGGCCATGAAGCGGGTGCTCGGGGGGCTGGCCTATGTGGTCACCGGGCTGGCTCGCCTGGGGAGGATCGAGCCGCTGCATGCGCGCTTCAGCGGTCCCGACTTCGCCTGGGAAGGCGACTTCATCGCGCTGGGATTGGGCAACGGCCGCCAGGCAGGCGGCGGACAGGACTTATGCCCGGACGCGCTGATCGATGACGGTCTGCTGGACCTGACGCTCATTCCCGAATTGAGCGGCACGTTCGCCGCCACGCTGGGCACGCTGATCACCGGCGGCAAGCGCGCGGCGCTGGAACAGGTGGCCGTGCGCCGACGGCTGGCCTGGGTAGAGATTGACGCCGAACGGCCGATCACCCTCAACCTGGATGGTGAGCCGGAAACCTCGCGCCACTTTCGCATCGACTGCGTGCCGGGCCGCTTGCGCCTGCATCTGCCAGATAGCTGTCCGCTGTTGGGCTGA
- a CDS encoding GNAT family N-acetyltransferase: MSLQIRAATRGDVPLIFELVKALAEYEREPDAVKASEADLARTLFDDGATAHCVICEQDGVAVGFAVYFFNYSTWLGRNGLYLEDLFVRPEARGQGAGLALLRHLAGLAVDKGCGRFEWSVLDWNQPAIDFYRAAGARPMDAWTVYRMDGQTLADFARG, from the coding sequence ATGAGCCTGCAGATCCGCGCCGCCACGCGTGGCGACGTGCCGCTGATTTTCGAACTGGTCAAGGCGCTGGCCGAATACGAGCGCGAGCCCGATGCGGTCAAGGCCAGCGAAGCCGACCTGGCGCGCACGCTGTTCGATGACGGCGCCACCGCGCACTGCGTGATCTGCGAGCAGGACGGCGTGGCGGTCGGCTTTGCGGTGTACTTCTTCAACTACTCGACCTGGCTGGGCCGCAACGGCCTGTATCTGGAAGACCTGTTCGTGCGCCCCGAGGCGCGCGGGCAGGGCGCCGGGCTGGCCCTGCTGCGACACCTGGCCGGGCTGGCGGTGGACAAGGGCTGCGGCCGCTTCGAGTGGTCGGTGCTGGACTGGAACCAGCCAGCGATCGACTTCTATCGCGCCGCCGGCGCGCGGCCGATGGACGCCTGGACCGTCTACCGGATGGACGGCCAGACGCTGGCAGATTTTGCACGCGGCTGA